ACGCCGATGCAGATCCCGGCCACGATCCAGCCGATGGTGCCGAACACCCGCACCACCGGGAAGCTTTTTTCGCTGTTGCTCAGGCTGTGGAAGGCGATGTTGTTGGTCAGCGCCAGGGTGGGCATATAGCACAGCGTGTAGGCGAACAGCAGGGCGATCAGCAGCGAGCCGTTCTCCGCCAGCAGGGCCTGCGGGACGAACCACAGAATCACCGCACCGGCCAGATGCAGCAGGGCCACCACCTTCTGTGACGGGAAGAAGCGGTCAACCACCATTCCCAGTACGAACGGCGAGAGAATGGAAGCAATCGGCCCGGCGGAGAAGGCGTCGCCGATGATGCTGCCGAGATTATGCTGGGTCATCACCAGGCCGAGCGTAACCGACCAGGTTCCCCAGATGAAGAACTGTAAAAACATCATTAATGACAGCCGCGGTACCAGCATCACATGCTGCTGCCGCGAACCGTTGCCAGCGGTAAGTGAAGAAACCATCGTCAGACCCCTTCCTGAAAAGTAATCGATTACATTATTGTGTCAGATGAATGTAATCGATTACTTTTGAGGTTTCCTGGATCTTTTATCGATCTGCGAGGTGGCTCACAAGCTTAATTTTTTACTAAAAGATCGTCCGGCCCGGCGCTGGCTTTCGCACCCTGCCTCCTCTTATAACCTTAATCAGGCACAACAACGATCGTTCCATGAATCACGATAAATGATATTACCTTCCGTATACTTCCAGGTGATCGCCTCGTAACGCAACTCGAGCGTTTCAAGGTGAGTGCTACTCACACCGTTAGGAGCCAGATAGGGCGCAACTGTTGTGATTTTGACGTTATCCAGAATGATATTGAAATATTCGGCCTCAACGCCTGATTCAAGAATGCGATACATCTTGATTGTACCTTTCTTCATGGTTCGGCCTTCGCAGACAGCGCGGTACAGAAGTGGTGTTGTCTGATCAAAGTCTTTCACTATCGTGATAGGGCGGTGAACGCACGTACCTGTAAGTTTCCCCCAGCTCGGATCAACGGGAATAGTGACTCCGTGGGAAAATGATTTTAACTCGATAGAACCCAGACGCTGTGGCATTGAACAACTGCCCACAATCGGAGAACCATTTTCATCTTCAAGCCATAAGTGTGCGGGAGTGGACATGTAATTTCCTTATCACTGAGTATTAAATATTGGGGGGGGTTAGCGTTTCACCATTTCACATAACGACCAAAAATAATCATTACTGCTATGAAAAAAACACCTATTGGCCAGACTGGACTACTGGGGAAAAAATGCGCCTGAACCAGGGCGAAAATAATGGTTAATACGGTTGGGCCGTAGACAGAAAAGAAGAAGCGCCCCTGCCACCGTAAAAAACGTTTGATATACATCATCATGGCTATTGAATCATCCTTCCTATGTATCTCCCTTATTACTGATGATTTAAGTAACTGTAATGTCGACGCTATTACCATTTACAGTAACGCGTGAAAACAAAAATCATAATTATGGCGAATACGCCTACAGGCCAGACAGGGCTATCTGGAAAAAAATACCCCTGAAGCAGTGCGAAAACGATCGTAAAAATTACTGGTCCGTACAGTGAAGATAAAAACCTGAGCTGCCACAGTAGGAATTTCTTTAGTGATCGAATCATGGTTATCTGATCATCCGAGTGATGATATTTGCTATACCAGAATCAGACGACCATTGCTTTTCAAGTGCGCCCGCGCGCTCGAAGACCGGTTCAATCAGGAAATACATCATTTCCAGTTGTTGCATGTAAAGTGCAGAGTAATAAGCTGGATATTGGACGTGTAGACGACGAGCACTATCCGCCGCTTTCTGAACCAGGCCATATGTGGCCACAACTCCGGCAGCCGTACCCGCTGCACGTCCCGTAAGGGCACTGAGTTGCATACTTAGATTCAATCCAATACGAACGCTGGTAGCTACCGCTAAAGCGTACCCCACTCCGGAAAGGGAGCTGGCCGCGATATGAACATTCACGGCCATAAGCGCTTTTTTAATATGCTCTAATTGGGCATTGGTTTTGTATTTGAATATTTCTTCAAAGTAGACCCGCAGCATCTCATAGACAACGTCACCATGCTGGATAATGCGAATAACAGCATTCCTGAAGCGCAGATCCTCGGTCTTTTGCTGCTGGCAAACGTCATTATATTCATCAGTGAAACAGGATGTGTAATACAGCAGACGGGTCGCACCTTTCCCTAATGTATCAACTTGTTTTCTGACCTGCTGACCGACGGCAGAAAGAGCACGATCGAGCTTTAATGCAAGAATCTTATTGGCCTGTAAATAACTGATGACTTCACTGTTACCATACATAATCGCTCCTTGCGTATTTTCATTAAACCCAGTTATTCATTCTTTCCACGGGAGGGGACGTTAAAGAGATTGGTACCGTACCAGTTATATGAAATAACGTCAGTAGCGATCTTACTGAGTTTCATCGGTAGCTCTCCCTCTGAGCGACGCGAAATACCGCCGTACCGTGCCCGTTACGGCTCAGCCTTACCGCCCTGGAAGGTACGCCGCCATTCACTGGGGCTTACGGTGTAGCGCTGCTTAAAGCTCTGGCGGAAGGAAATCACCGACTGATAGCCGCTCAACGTGGCGACAGCTTCAATGGAATGCTCGGTCAGTTCCAGCAGTTGCTGGCTGTTCTGCAGGCGCTCGGCGTTGAGCCATTCGCCGACCGACATGCCGGTGGCGCGCAGAAAATGGCGGGTAAAGGTGCGGCGGCTCATCATCACCCGGGCCGCCAGCGAATCGAGATCGTGCTGGCGATCGAGGCTGTCGCGCAGATAGCCGAGCAGGGCGTTGATGCGCTCGTCCTGAGTGGTTTGCGGAATAGGGTGAGAAATATACTGCGCCTGCCCCCCGTCGCGGTGCGGCGGGATCACCATCCGCCGTGCGACCCGATTTGCCACAGCGCTGCCGTAAAACTGGCGCAGCAGGTACAGGCAGCAGTCCATTCCTGCGGCGGTCCCGGCGGAGGTGATCAGCCGCTGCTCGTCAACGTAAAGCGCGTTGGTATCCAGCTGCACATGCGGGAAGCGCGCGCTGAAGTCCTGCTCAAACTCCCAGTGGGTTGAGGCGCGACGCCCGTCAAGCAGGCCGGCATACGCCAGCACGTAGGTGCCGAGGCACAGGCCCACGACTCTGGCGCCGCGCTGCCAGGCGTCGCGCAATGCCTGGCATAATGCAGGGGACGGCTGCTCGCCGGGATGCGGCCACCAGGGCACGACGATCAAATCAGCCAGCGCCAGCACTTCCAGCCCGTGCGGGGTTTCAATGCTCATGCCCATCAGCGATTTCAGCGTGCCGGGCCGTTCGGCGCACAGCGTCAGCTCGAACAGCGGGCTGTCGGCCAGCACCGGGCCGAAAATAGTGCAGGGGACCGAAACGTGAAACGGGCTGAACCCGGGTGTCACCAGCACGGCGACCGACGGTAACGGCATAGTTTTCTCCTGATGACGGCGCAAGGACGGCTATCTTACCACTCAGAACGTCCGGCTTTCGCCATCTTCGGCCACCCACAGGCGATGGGCAAAGCCGTTGCGCTCCGCGTAATCGCGCAGCGG
The sequence above is a segment of the Erwinia sp. SLM-02 genome. Coding sequences within it:
- a CDS encoding Hcp family type VI secretion system effector; this translates as MSTPAHLWLEDENGSPIVGSCSMPQRLGSIELKSFSHGVTIPVDPSWGKLTGTCVHRPITIVKDFDQTTPLLYRAVCEGRTMKKGTIKMYRILESGVEAEYFNIILDNVKITTVAPYLAPNGVSSTHLETLELRYEAITWKYTEGNIIYRDSWNDRCCA
- a CDS encoding GlxA family transcriptional regulator — encoded protein: MPLPSVAVLVTPGFSPFHVSVPCTIFGPVLADSPLFELTLCAERPGTLKSLMGMSIETPHGLEVLALADLIVVPWWPHPGEQPSPALCQALRDAWQRGARVVGLCLGTYVLAYAGLLDGRRASTHWEFEQDFSARFPHVQLDTNALYVDEQRLITSAGTAAGMDCCLYLLRQFYGSAVANRVARRMVIPPHRDGGQAQYISHPIPQTTQDERINALLGYLRDSLDRQHDLDSLAARVMMSRRTFTRHFLRATGMSVGEWLNAERLQNSQQLLELTEHSIEAVATLSGYQSVISFRQSFKQRYTVSPSEWRRTFQGGKAEP